One segment of Desmodus rotundus isolate HL8 chromosome 6, HLdesRot8A.1, whole genome shotgun sequence DNA contains the following:
- the LANCL2 gene encoding lanC-like protein 2 produces the protein MGETMSKRLKLHLSGETEMEERAFPNPFPDYEAAASAAATEETGSARPAPSPDELGLPFHHDGKIVQNLTRRIQTKIKDLLQQMEEGLKTADPHDCSAYTGWTGIALLYLQLHRVTSDQTYLLRSLDYVKRTLRNLSGRRVTFLCGDAGPLAVGAVVYHKLKSDCESQECITKLLQLQRTVVGRDSDLPDELLYGRAGYLYALLYLNTEIGPGAVCESAIKEVVTAIIESGKALSREERKTERCPLLYQWHRKQYVGAAHGMAGIYYMLMQPAARVDQGTLAEMVKPSIDYVRHKRFRSGNYPSSLSNETDRLVHWCHGAPGVLHMLLQAHEVFKEEKYLKDAVECSDVVWQRGLLRKGYGICHGTAGNGYAFLSLYRLTQDRKYLYRACKFAEWCLEYGAHGCRIPDRPYSLFEGMAGAIHFLSDVLEPETARFPAFELASSQRDKKV, from the exons ATGGGCGAGACCATGTCGAAGAGACTCAAGTTGCACCTGAGcggggagacagagatggaggagCGAGCGTTCCCCAACCCCTTCCCGGACTACGAGGCCGCGGCCTCCGCCGCAGCGACCGAGGAGACGGGCTCTGCTCGCCCCGCGCCCTCCCCCGACGAGCTCGGCCTCCCTTTCCACCACGACGGGAAG ATCGTCCAGAACCTCACGAGGCGGATCCAGACCAAAATCAAAGACCTTCTGCAGCAGATGGAAGAAGGGCTGAAGACAGCCGACCCACACGATTGCTCTGCCTACACTGGCTGGACAG GCATCGCCCTCCTGTACCTGCAGCTGCACCGGGTCACGAGTGACCAGACCTACCTGCTCCGGTCCCTGGACTACGTGAAGAGGACCCTCCGGAACCTGAGTGGCCGCAGGGTCACTTTCCTCTGTGGGGACGCTGGGCCGCTCGCCGTGGGAGCCGTGGTCTATCACAAGCTCAAAAGTGACTGTGAGTCGCAGGAATGCATCACCAA ACTCTTGCAGCTCCAGAGAACTGTTGTCGGCCGAGACTCAGACCTTCCCGACGAGCTGCTTTACGGACGGGCCGGGTACCTGTATGCCTTACTCTACCTGAACACGGAGATCGGGCCGGGAGCCGTGTGCGAGTCGGCCATCAAAGAG GTCGTCACTGCTATCATTGAGTCGGGCAAGGCCCTGTCGCGGGAGGAGAGGAAGACCGAGCGCTGTCCCCTCCTGTACCAGTGGCACCGGAAGCAGTATGTCGGAGCGGCACATGGCATGGCAGGGATTTACTACATGCTAATGCAG CCCGCAGCACGAGTGGACCAGGGGACCCTGGCGGAAATGGTGAAGCCCAGTATCGACTACGTGCGCCACAAGCGGTTCCGGTCGGGGAACTACCCGTCGTCGCTGAGCAACGAGACCGACCGGCTGGTCCACTGGTGCCACGGGGCCCCGGGCGTCCTGCACATGCTGCTGCAGGCTCACGAG GTTTTCAAGGAGGAGAAGTACCTGAAGGACGCCGTGGAGTGCAGCGACGTGGTCTGGCAGCGCGGCTTGCTGCGCAAGGGCTACGGCATCTGCCACGGCACGGCCGGGAACGGCTACGCCTTCCTCTCCCTTTACCGCCTCACCCAGGACAGGAAGTACCTCTACCGGGCGTGCAAG TTTGCAGAGTGGTGTCTCGAGTATGGAGCCCACGGGTGCCGCATCCCCGACAGACCCTACTCCCTCTttgaag GCATGGCCGGCGCCATCCACTTCCTCTCCGACGTCCTAGAACCGGAGACTGCTCGGTTTCCGGCGTTTGAACTTGCCTCTTCGCAGCGGGACAAAAAGGTGTAA